Proteins found in one Melospiza melodia melodia isolate bMelMel2 chromosome 13, bMelMel2.pri, whole genome shotgun sequence genomic segment:
- the GPI gene encoding glucose-6-phosphate isomerase — MALSGDPHFKKLVEWHKANSSKLVLRQLFEADKDRFQKFSLTLNTDHGDILLDYSKNLVTEEVMKMLMELAKSRGVESARERMFSGEKINFTENRAVLHIALRNRSNVPILVDGKDVVPEVNKVLDKMKHFCQRVRGGEWKGYTGKAITDVVNIGIGGSDLGPLMVTEALKPYSKGGPRVWFVSNIDGTHIAKTLAELKPDTTLFIIASKTFTTQETITNAETAKEWFLRAANDPSAVAKHFVALSTNAPKVKDFGIDPENMFEFWDWVGGRYSLWSAIGLSIALHIGFDNFENLLAGAHWMDNHFHTAPLEKNVPVLLAMLGVWYINCYGCETHALLPYDQYMHRFAAYFQQGDMESNGKYITKKGSRVDYNTGPIVWGEPGTNGQHAFYQLIHQGTRMIPCDFLIPVQTQHPIRNGLHHKILLANFLAQTEALMKGKTPEEARKELQAAGLSGDALEKLLPHKVFEGNRPTNSIMFTKLNPFTLGAIIAMYEHKIFVQGVVWDINSYDQWGVELGKQLAKKIEPELESDAPVTSHDSSTNGLINFIKKHRA, encoded by the exons CTTGACCCTGAATACTGACCATGGGGATATCTTGCTGGATTACTCCAAGAACCTTGTTACAGAAGAAGTGATGAAAATGCTGATGGAACTG GCAAAGTCAAGGGGTGTGGAAAGTGCCAGGGAGCGCATGTTTAGTGGAGAGAAGATCAACTTCACTGAG AACCGAGCTGTGCTTCACATTGCCCTGAGAAATCGCTCCAATGTGCCAATCCTCGTGGATGGGAAGGATGTTGTTCCAGAAGTCAACAAAGTGTTGGACAAAATGAAACACTTCTGTCAG agGGTGCGCGGTGGGGAATGGAAAGGCTACACTGGCAAGGCCATCACTGATGTGGTCAATATTGGCATTGGTGGCTCTGACTTG GGCCCTCTGATGGTAACTGAAGCCCTGAAACCATACTCCAAGGGAGGCCCTCGTGTTTGGTTTGTATCCAACATTGATGGTACTCATATAGCCAAAACCCTGGCTGAACTCAAACCAGACACCACTCTCTTCATCATTGCATCAAAG ACCTTCACCACACAGGAAACCATCACCAATGCAGAAACAGCCAAAGAGTGGTTCCTGCGTGCTGCTAATGAT cctTCAGCTGTGGCCAAGCATTTTGTTGCCTTGTCTACCAATGCT CCTAAAGTTAAAGACTTCGGAATTGACCCAGAGAACATGTTTGAGTTTTGGGAT TGGGTTGGTGGTCGCTACTCCCTGTGGTCTGCCATTGGTCTCTCCATTGCCCTGCATATTG GTTTTGACAACTTTGAGAATCTGCTTGCAGGAGCCCACTGGATG GACAATCACTTCCACACTGCCCCCCTGGAGAAGAACGTGCCGGTtctgctggccatgctggggGTGTGGTACATCAACTGCTACGGCTGCGAGACGCACGCCCTGCTGCCCTATGACCAGTACATGCACCGCTTCGCTGCCTACTTCCAGCAG GGTGACATGGAGTCTAATGGCAAATACATTACCAAGAAAGGCTCTCGTGTGGACTACAACACTGGCCCTATTGTGTGGGGAGAGCCTGGCACCAATGGGCAGCATGCTTTCTACCAGCTCATTCACCAAG GAACTCGCATGATTCCCTGTGACTTCCTGATCCCAGTGCAGACCCAGCACCCCATCAGAAATGGCTTGCATCACAAG ATCCTTTTGGCCAACTTCCTGGCTCAGACGGAGGCGCTGATGAAGGGGAAGACGCCTGAGGAGGCGCGCAAGGAGCTGCAGGCGGCCGGGCTGAGCGGGGACGCGCTGGAGAAGCTCCTGCCCCACAAG GTCTTTGAGGGAAATCGACCAACCAATTCCATCATGTTTACAAAACTCAACCCCTTCACCCTGGGAGCCATCATTG CCATGTATGAACACAAGATATTTGTTCAAGGAGTTGTCTGGGACATTAACAGTTATGACCAGTGGGG AGTTGAGCTTGGAAAACAACTTGCCAAGAAAATTGAGCCTGAACTGGAGTCAGATGCTCCAGTGACATCTCATGATAGCTCAACAAATGGGCTCATCAATTTCATCAAAAAACACAGAGCTTGA